The following proteins are encoded in a genomic region of Coffea eugenioides isolate CCC68of chromosome 6, Ceug_1.0, whole genome shotgun sequence:
- the LOC113775951 gene encoding putative receptor protein kinase ZmPK1 produces MSLFFHSTASEVGSYLARGATLSVQDEKGFIRSPDKSFTCGFLGDGSNAYWFAIWFTNSRDKTVVWMANRDRPVNGRGSKLSLRRNGAMVLTDIDGIVVWQTNPASTDVSRAELLDSGNLVLKNFNGDMLWQSFDYPTDTLLPTQKFTTNKRLVSPLRKGSYESGYFNLYFDSDNALRLIYDGPEISSIYWPNPDFNVYVNGRTNWNSTRIAALDDIGRFTSSDQLQFNVTDAGPGIKRRMTIDYDGNLRVYSLFSSTGLWEISWQALAQPCAVRGLCGRNGICVYSTTGIAKCSCPPGFVVSDPSDWNKGCKARFNLSRSNPQAVKFVAIPNADYYGFDLNYTQSITFEACRNICLGDSSCQAFGYRITGWGNCYFKSELFNGYLTPDFPGTIYIKLPQSLQISEPVTLQGSSPICGSSSMYDAVGRRVKWVYLYSFSSALGAIELLFVSLGWFFLFRKTGVPATVEAGYQMIASQFRRFGYDELNKATKNFKEELGRGGSGSVYKGVLADGREVGVKRLGDVFQAEQEFWAEVSTIGKINHMNLVRMWGYCSEKRRKLLVYEYVENSSLDKRLFSTKNFLGWEQRFAVALGTAKGLAYLHHECLEWVIHCDVKPENILLDGDLQPKIADFGLAKLFQRGGGPGSEFSRIRGTKGYMAPEWALNQPITAKVDVYSYGVVILEMVKGIRLSNWATDDGDEQEAELTKWVRIIKRKIQPGEESWMEDIVDTRMQGKYSRKQVATLIGVGISCVEEDRKKRPTMASVVQTLLECDDYTTLPQ; encoded by the coding sequence ATGTCTCTGTTCTTCCATTCTACAGCTTCAGAAGTGGGGAGTTACTTGGCAAGAGGTGCAACTCTCTCTGTGCAAGATGAGAAGGGATTCATCAGATCCCCAGATAAGTCATTCACTTGTGGGTTTCTCGGAGATGGAAGCAACGCTTATTGGTTTGCAATCTGGTTCACCAATTCAAGAGACAAAACAGTGGTTTGGATGGCTAACAGAGACAGGCCCGTTAATGGGCGCGGCTCAAAGCTGTCCCTCAGGCGAAATGGAGCCATGGTCTTGACAGATATCGATGGCATAGTTGTATGGCAAACCAACCCCGCCTCGACTGATGTGTCTAGAGCAGAGCTTCTTGATTCCGGCAACCTTGTTCTCAAAAACTTCAATGGTGATATGCTCTGGCAGAGCTTTGATTATCCTACCGATACTCTATTGCCTACTCAAAAATTCACCACGAATAAAAGGTTGGTGTCTCCCTTGAGAAAAGGAAGCTATGAATCTGGTTACTTCAATTTGTATTTCGACAGCGACAACGCTTTGAGATTGATTTATGACGGGCCTGAGATATCGAGTATATATTGGCCTAACCCCGATTTTAATGTATACGTGAATGGACGAACAAACTGGAACAGCACAAGAATTGCTGCTTTGGATGATATAGGCAGGTTTACGTCAAGCGATCAATTGCAATTCAATGTCACTGATGCGGGTCCAGGGATCAAACGAAGGATGACAATTGATTACGATGGAAATCTCAGAGTCTACAGCTTGTTCAGTTCAACTGGATTGTGGGAGATATCCTGGCAAGCTCTTGCACAACCGTGTGCTGTTCGCGGGCTGTGCGGAAGAAATGGGATTTGTGTCTATTCCACCACGGGGATAGCCAAGTGCTCCTGTCCTCCTGGGTTTGTGGTTAGTGACCCCAGTGATTGGAATAAAGGCTGCAAGGCCAGATTCAACCTCAGTCGGTCCAATCCTCAGGCAGTGAAATTTGTGGCAATTCCAAACGCAGATTACTATGGTTTTGATCTCAATTACACCCAATCCATTACATTTGAAGCTTGCAGGAACATCTGCCTGGGGGATTCCAGTTGCCAAGCATTTGGCTACAGGATAACAGGATGGGGAAATTGTTATTTTAAAAGTGAACTTTTCAATGGCTATTTAACTCCGGATTTCCCTGGAACCATCTACATCAAATTGCCTCAAAGTTTACAAATATCAGAACCGGTAACTCTTCAAGGTTCCAGTCCCATTTGTGGTTCCTCTTCTATGTATGATGCAGTGGGGAGAAGAGTGAAATGGGTTTATCTGTACTCATTCTCTTCTGCACTCGGTGCAATCGAACTTCTCTTTGTTTCTCTGGGCTGGTTTTTCCTGTTCAGGAAAACGGGTGTTCCGGCTACAGTTGAGGCCGGATATCAGATGATAGCAAGTCAGTTTAGGAGATTTGGCTACGATGAACTCAATAAGgcaaccaaaaatttcaaggaagaGCTTGGGAGAGGAGGCTCTGGATCCGTTTACAAAGGTGTCTTGGCAGATGGCAGGGAGGTGGGTGTAAAGAGGCTGGGAGATGTATTTCAGGCTGAACAAGAATTTTGGGCAGAAGTGAGCACCATAGGCAAAATCAATCACATGAATCTGGTAAGAATGTGGGGATATTGTTCAGAGAAGAGACGCAAACTTCTGGTGTACGAGTATGTAGAAAACTCGTCTCTTGACAAGCGTCTTTTTAGCACGAAGAATTTTCTCGGATGGGAACAGAGGTTTGCGGTGGCACTGGGGACGGCAAAAGGTCTGGCCTATCTTCACCACGAATGTCTAGAATGGGTCATCCACTGTGATGTAAAGCCAGAAAACATACTTCTTGATGGGGACCTTCAACCCAAGATTGCTGATTTTGGGCTGGCAAAGCTGTTTCAGAGAGGGGGAGGACCAGGCTCGGAGTTCTCAAGGATCAGAGGAACAAAAGGGTACATGGCTCCAGAATGGGCTCTGAATCAACCAATTACTGCAAAAGTGGACGTTTACAGCTACGGAGTTGTGATCCTGGAGATGGTTAAAGGGATTAGGCTCTCGAATTGGGCGACAGATGATGGTGATGAGCAAGAAGCGGAGCTGACCAAATGGGTGAGGATAATCAAGAGGAAAATTCAGCCAGGGGAGGAGTCCTGGATGGAGGATATCGTGGACACAAGAATGCAAGGGAAATACAGTAGGAAGCAAGTGGCAACGTTAATCGGGGTTGGTATTTCCTGCGTGGAGGAAGACAGGAAGAAGCGGCCCACAATGGCTTCGGTGGTTCAAACTCTACTAGAATGCGACGACTATACCACTCTGCCTCAGTAG
- the LOC113776439 gene encoding uracil phosphoribosyltransferase-like yields the protein MAVPIYNYYFSPLLRCPPCASPFSSFSSFQPYHQLHLLSPKSLHSSSLSLYHLKNQSIISATITVFPLSRRRRRALTMDCQTTPEQKPISQDRMLVFVPPHPLIKHWVSVLRNEDTPTPIFKSAMAELGRLLMYEASRDWLPTISGEIQSPLGVATVEFIDPREPVAVVPILRAGLALAEHASSILPASKTYHLGISRNEETLQPTVYLNKLPDRFPEGSRVFVVDPMLATGGTIVAALNLIKERGVDNKQIKVVAAVAAPPALQKLSEKFPGLHVYAGNIDPALNDKGFIIPGLGDAGDRSFGT from the exons ATGGCCGTTCCCATTTATAACTACTACTTTTCCCCGCTCCTCCGCTGCCCGCCCTGTGCCTCCCCCTTCTCCTCCTTCTCCTCCTTTCAACCGTATCATCAGCTACACCTCCTCTCACCCAAATCTTTACACTCCTCTTCTCTTTCGCTTTACCatttaaaaaatcaaagtaTTATTAGCGCTACGATTACG GTTTTTCCCTTAAGCAGACGACGGCGGAGGGCTTTAACAATGGACTGCCAAACGACGCCGGAGCAGAAACCCATCTCTCAAGACAGGATGCTG GTTTTTGTTCCGCCCCATCCACTGATAAAACATTGGGTTTCAGTTCTGCGGAATGAGGATACACCAACTCCAATCTTTA AGAGTGCCATGGCTGAGTTGGGGAGGTTGCTCATGTATGAAGCTTCAAGGGACTGGCTG CCAACGATTTCCGGGGAGATACAGTCACCACTAGGTGTTGCAACTGTTGAATTTATAGACCCCAGGGAACCTGTAGCG GTTGTTCCCATCTTGAGGGCTGGCCTTGCCCTAGCTGAACATGCATCATCAATTTTGCCGGCAAGCAAAACATATCATCTGG GGATTAGCAGAAACGAAGAAACGCTTCAGCCAACTGTATACTTAAACAA GTTGCCTGACAGATTTCCCGAAGGTTCTCGAGTATTTGTCGTAGATCCTATGCTTGCAACAG GTGGCACAATAGTTGCAGCTCTTAACTTGATAAAGGAACGTGGTGTTGACAATAAGCAAATTAAAGTG GTAGCTGCAGTTGCTGCTCCTCCTGCACTTCAGAAACTCAGCGAGAAATTTCCTGG GCTTCATGTATATGCTGGAAATATTGACCCCGCTTTAAATGATAAAGG GTTTATAATTCCTGGACTTGGAGATGCAGGGGACCGTAGCTTTGGCACATGA